A window of the Narcine bancroftii isolate sNarBan1 chromosome 4, sNarBan1.hap1, whole genome shotgun sequence genome harbors these coding sequences:
- the LOC138762375 gene encoding uncharacterized PE-PGRS family protein PE_PGRS54-like, with protein sequence MKRRSGGSAEGRVLPTERSEAGRGVTEQTPSPSRLASPRPDSSPPRGTGAAGGSGGTGAAGGSGGTGAAGGSGGTGAAGGSGGTGAAGGSGGTGAAGGSGGTGAAGGSGGTGAAGGSGGTGAAGGSGGTGAAGGSGGTGAAGGSGGTGAAGGSGGTGAAGGSGGTGAAGGSGGTGAAGGSGGTGAAGGSGGTGAAGGSGGTGAAGGSGGTGAAGGSGGTGAAGGSGGTGAAGGSGGTGAAGGSGGTGAAGGSGGTGAAGGSGGTGAAGGSGGTGAAGGSGGTGAAGGSGGTGAAGGSGGTGAAGGSGGTGAAGGSGGTGAAGGSGGTGAAGGSGGTGAAGGSGGTGAAGGSGGTGAAGGSGGTGAAGGSGGTGAAGGSGGTGAAGGSGGTGAAGGSGGTGAAGGSGGTGAAGGSGATGAAGGSGGTGAAGGSGGTGAAGGSGGTGAAGGSGGTGAAGGSGGTGAAGGSGGTGAAGGSGGTGAAGGSGGTGAAGGSGGTGAAGGSGGTGAAGGSGGTGAAGGSGGTGAAGGSGSTGAAGGSGSTGAAGGSGSTGAAGGSGSTGAAGGSGSTGAAGGSGSTGAAGGSGSTGAAGGSGSTGLGQPSLRILTY encoded by the exons ATGAagagacgttcaggtggcagtgctgaaggaCGTGTTCTGCCAACTGAAAGGTCAGAAGCGGGGAGAGGGGTCACAGAGCAAACGCCGTCTCCAAGCAGG ctcgcctccccgcggcctgacagctcgcctccccgcgGCACGGGGGCAGCCGGCGGGAGCGGGGGCACGGGGGCAGCCGGCGGGAGCGGGGGCACGGGGGCAGCCGGCGGGAGCGGGGGCACGGGGGCAGCCGGCGGGAGCGGGGGCACGGGGGCAGCCGGCGGGAGCGGGGGCACGGGGGCAGCCGGCGGGAGCGGGGGCACGGGGGCAGCCGGCGGGAGCGGGGGCACGGGGGCAGCCGGCGGGAGCGGGGGCACGGGGGCAGCCGGCGGGAGCGGGGGCACGGGGGCAGCCGGCGGGAGCGGGGGCACGGGGGCAGCCGGCGGGAGCGGGGGCACGGGGGCAGCCGGCGGGAGCGGGGGCACGGGGGCAGCCGGCGGGAGCGGGGGCACGGGGGCAGCCGGCGGGAGCGGGGGCACGGGGGCAGCCGGCGGGAGCGGGGGCACGGGGGCAGCCGGCGGGAGCGGGGGCACGGGGGCAGCCGGCGGGAGCGGGGGCACGGGGGCAGCCGGCGGGAGCGGGGGCACGGGGGCAGCCGGCGGGAGCGGGGGCACGGGGGCAGCCGGCGGGAGCGGGGGCACGGGGGCAGCCGGCGGGAGCGGGGGCACGGGGGCAGCCGGCGGGAGCGGGGGCACGGGGGCAGCCGGCGGGAGCGGGGGCACGGGGGCAGCCGGCGGGAGCGGGGGCACGGGGGCAGCCGGCGGGAGCGGGGGCACGGGGGCAGCCGGCGGGAGCGGGGGCACGGGGGCAGCCGGCGGGAGCGGGGGCACGGGGGCAGCCGGCGGGAGCGGGGGCACGGGGGCAGCCGGCGGGAGCGGGGGCACGGGGGCAGCCGGCGGGAGCGGGGGCACGGGGGCAGCCGGCGGGAGCGGGGGCACGGGGGCAGCCGGCGGGAGCGGGGGCACGGGGGCAGCCGGCGGGAGCGGGGGCACGGGGGCAGCCGGCGGGAGCGGGGGCACGGGGGCAGCCGGCGGGAGCGGGGGCACGGGGGCAGCCGGCGGGAGCGGGGGCACGGGGGCAGCCGGCGGGAGCGGGGGCACGGGGGCAGCCGGCGGGAGCGGGGGCACGGGGGCAGCCGGCGGGAGCGGGGGCACGGGGGCAGCCGGCGGGAGCGGGGGCACGGGGGCAGCCGGCGGGAGCGGGGCCACGGGGGCAGCCGGCGGGAGCGGGGGCACGGGGGCAGCCGGCGGGAGCGGGGGCACGGGGGCAGCCGGCGGGAGCGGGGGCACGGGGGCAGCCGGCGGGAGCGGGGGCACGGGGGCAGCCGGCGGGAGCGGGGGCACGGGGGCAGCCGGCGGGAGCGGGGGCACGGGGGCAGCCGGCGGGAGCGGGGGCACGGGGGCAGCCGGCGGGAGCGGGGGCACGGGGGCAGCCGGCGGGAGCGGGGGCACGGGGGCAGCCGGCGGGAGCGGGGGCACGGGGGCAGCCGGCGGGAGCGGGGGCACGGGGGCAGCCGGCGGGAGCGGGGGCACGGGGGCAGCCGGCGGGAGCGGGAGCACGGGGGCAGCCGGCGGGAGCGGGAGCACGGGGGCAGCCGGCGGGAGCGGGAGCACGGGGGCAGCCGGCGGGAGCGGGAGCACGGGGGCAGCCGGCGGGAGCGGGAGCACGGGGGCAGCCGGCGGGAGCGGGAGCACGGGGGCAGCCGGCGGGAGCGGGAGCACGGGGGCAGCCGGCGGGAGcgggagcacggggctggggcagccgtCCCTGAGAATCCTGACTTATTGA